The segment cgtggctgagtggttaagtttgcacactctgcttcaccggttcgaatcctgggcatggacatggcactgcttgtcaggccatgctgaggcggcatcccacatgccacaactagaagaacccacaactaaaaaaatacacaactgtgtactggggggctttgggagaaaaagaaaaaattttaaaaaataaaaaaactagaGGCTAGTATCAGGTgctaaaaagataataaaggccgCCCCCCTAAGATAGACAAATTGGTCTAGAGTtaaattgcacacttaaaaagaGGACTGTTGTTAAATACCTTGTGCAGACTTTTAAAGGTGTGCATtgtcctaaaatattttttttaagattttttttttcctttttctccccaaagcccccaggtacatagttgtgtgttcttagttgtgggtccttctagttgtggcatatgggatgccgcctcagcatggcccgacaagcagtgccatgtccgtgcccaggatttgaaccaacgaaaccctgggccgcctatagcggagcacacaaacttaaccactcagccacgggcccggcccctgtcctaaagttttaaaatgataacTCTAGAgtctttgtgtgtatatgtatgttacaTATCTGTGATATTTTATCTCCAGATGGAAAGGCCAAAATTaaaagctctgtttaattggcttaaagtaagcattcacataaattatttctaaatgtaatagaaactaacccaaatgtctttcaaattaacataatataaaatggtctttggtaaataaaagcttaaGTTTATGggtttgattaaaatagacaTGTCCACAAGTTATCAGCATTAGATATGATGCAGACGTGCAGCCTGgatttactagtcaaataagctcatgttacccttgttacaaatttgtcagcaaaataatagcttaaagtgatagttaattttgtctaatgtctcacgAAGTTTTTGAGaggaatctaaacataattgttgggaacaaatgatttagataaatgaaaatgggtaagagtttttgggtataataattatgttttatggtataTATGCTTGAAAAATAGCTTCTAAAATcttttttggtaacttgaaactttacaGTTTTACTATACTgacttaaatgataaaaatttgttgagggggctggctccatggccgagtggttaagttcgcgtgctccgttgcggcggcccagggttcggatcctgggtgtggacatggcaccgctcgtcaggccacgttgaggcgacattccacatcccacaactagaagaacctgcaactaagatatacaactatgtacgggggggggggggggggggtttgggaagataaagcagaaaaaaaaaaaaagaagattggcaacagttgttagctcaggtgccaatcttaggaaaaaaaaagaaaaaagaagagaaattcctttaaaaaaaatttgttgagtatctaggtcatttccacatagGATTACATATTAGAAATTGATTACTAAGCatagatttgtctgcctttgctttcttatctcagagaaacaaagatgtTAAGTTTATTGAAAAGCATGTTTTGTGCATGCTGaaaaattttctatgagaaaacatgtttctaaaaagtctgtatacaaggaaagtaaaaatgtatgttttcagtaaagaaggtataaagaatagaaatatttttgtttgttttgttaagaaagataaatttgtcctaaagtactaggaaagaagaaagaaaacaaagacttgggacaaattctgaatgtaaaaagaaagttataaaagGTTTATGGAGGAAGAACCCTGAGGAAAGAGTttatgcatggtcaagttggctaagatcaaaatgaatttaattaaataaatgagttttaatataaagaataagttggtacaaaaattagaatttagttttctctctctctcttttttttttttttaaagattttgtttttcctttttctcctcaaatccccccagcacatagctgtatatttttagttgtgggtccttccagttttggcatgtgggacgccacctcagcatggcttgataagccgtgacatgtccacgcccaggatccagaccggtgaaaccctgggccatggaagagGAGCgagcgaactcaaccactcagccatggagctggcccctggttttctctcttaaaaggatacttttcttgaacttttattctgttcttgataaagaggttataaaatgtttttcttcatttttgagtaAGTGTACtgagaagacagaaaatctacgttttggttaaaataatttcctatgttcaaaaaagacaggtctctctattaaggttttttgttttttgactgtttctgtttGTCACCTTGATTGAATGGATAACTAaacattgtttcctatttgagcaagtattttaaaacctttaggtatttttgacaaacttcctcCCAAAGCAGGCTCAAATTAAGCCCCTTTGAAATTTTATATGGCTGTCCTTTTCaggtttcttctttctcaggcaAGTCACCTGAGGCCCTAGAGGATGTTACACTTGTGACTTACATTAAATCGCTAAGTGCCATACTAACATCTATTCATGAGTTTTTTCTAACAAGTCAGCATACCCCTCTGATGTGCTTTACATCCCTTCCATCCTGGTGACCAAGTGCTACTGAAGACCTGGAGGGAACAGCACCTGAGAACCAACTGGCAGCGAGATGGACAGGCCCTTTTGACGTACTGCTAACCACACACTCATCCGTCAGACTCGCTGGAGTGAAACCGTGGGTGCACCACTCTGGAATAGAAGTGGCTCCAATCCCACAGGAGAGTACACCTCTTGACAGACAAGTTGACTGGCCTCTTGACTGGCAGGTTGAACCCGTTGGAAAGTTAAAATATGTATTCAAGAAGAAGCCTTAGTCTTTTATGCTCACTTTCTTTCCTTGTTATCACCCTAGCCTGGGAAGACAATGCTTCGATCCGCATCACCCAGGCTATGGCATCCACGACCAGTGTCACAGACTGCTGGATCTGCCATCCCAAGCCCTCTTCCAATCTTGGACATGGGACCATTTGGTGCAGCCTGTATGTAACTTTTCCCAGCCGCCCCCAAGCTGGACCAAAAGACTGGTAAAGAGTTATCGATCAGATCAGGATAGCTCCATTTCCCACTGAAAAACAGGGAACTATTCCCTGCCTCACCATTCCCTTAAAAAGGGAATATCATGAATATGCTATGTCCCCTCCAGTAAATAATGCACTGCCCTTATGTATAACCACCCTGATCGAAATTCCTACATATGAGTTTGGCTGTCAAGAACTAAGGGACTCCTCACTGTCCCTTTCAAACAAAAGATCTCACCCATGGGCCTTCACATCGGTCACTAAGGAACCCCAGATTATTCAACAAAAAAAGGTACTCTATGTTATGCGTGGTGACACTGTCACCTTGCATTGCATTTTAAGTTCTTTGTTTCCTGTGGGTCCCATTGTGTGGTTTAGGGAAACTGAAACCAACTGGGAACTATTCTTCCACTTTAATGGGCACCGAGCCCTGCCCGGTGGAATTCCTGCTGGTGACGCTTACTTCTTTGGATGTAGTCTTCAACCCTGGTGGGGAGTAGCTGCCCATGAGGATGTTCTCTGAGATTTATCCCACAGCCTTGAAATTATGGCTAATGAAACTGCTAACTCTCTTAGTAACTTAAAAACTTCTCTCGACTCTTTAGCTAAGGTGGTTTTAGATAACAGAACAGCTCTGGATTACCTCGTGCTGAACAAGGTGGTGTATGCGTGGCGGCTGTCACCACCTGCTGCACCTGCGTCAATACTTCTCAAGTGGAAGCCAGCATTCATCAAATACGGGAACGAGCCCCTGGATACATGCCACTGTAGACCATTAAATCCCTTTTCTCTTGGATCCAGGTGACTGGTTTACTCACCTTTTCTCTTAGATACCAGCTGGGTATCGATCCTTGTTGGCATAATAAAAGGGGGCCTCCCCTTACTAAGTCTATCAATATACTGAGTTATTAGATTGGGAGTGAAATGTATGTCTACCTTGACCACCAAGGTTTCCGGGTCAGTAGCACCACAAAccggccccccccaccccgggctcATTTTAAGAAGAGAGTGAC is part of the Equus caballus isolate H_3958 breed thoroughbred chromosome 20, TB-T2T, whole genome shotgun sequence genome and harbors:
- the LOC138919588 gene encoding uncharacterized protein isoform X1 codes for the protein MVRGVASSLALRFLKESATEDLEGTAPENQLAARWTGPFDVLLTTHSSVRLAGVKPWVHHSGIEVAPIPQESTPLDRQVDWPLDWQPGKTMLRSASPRLWHPRPVSQTAGSAIPSPLPILDMGPFGAASKVVLDNRTALDYLVLNKVVYAWRLSPPAAPASILLKWKPAFIKYGNEPLDTCHCRPLNPFSLGSRNVTTSGKKMLCWYPSLVTGERDDMVSQGLPQQMVDIPRPLPPF
- the LOC138919588 gene encoding uncharacterized protein isoform X2, which produces MVRGVASSLALRFLKESATEDLEGTAPENQLAARWTGPFDVLLTTHSSVRLAGVKPWVHHSGIEVAPIPQESTPLDRQVDWPLDWQPGKTMLRSASPRLWHPRPVSQTAGSAIPSPLPILDMGPFGAASKVVLDNRTALDYLVLNKVVYAWRLSPPAAPASILLKWKPAFIKYGNEPLDTCHCRPLNPFSLGSSFPQECNDLWEENAMLVSITGDRRKR